CGCTCCCTGAATCAGTGGGATGATCAGCCACCGTCCGATCGCCTGAGTCAGTTTCTCAGGTTGCATTGCATTATTGGCATCAGCAACACGCCAGAATTGTTCTGGATCACCCAGATAAGTTGCTGTAACGTTGTCAAGCCGATCGCCCTCAGTCACAAGATGTTCTGCCAGAACAGAAGCAGGAGCATTGGGCAAAAAACGACGACGCAAATAGGCAATTTCTCGTCCATCTGCCGCAACCCATTTTGCTGTTTCTACATTGGAATAACGACTGGTTACAGAAAACATAACAACCTCAAAACCTCAAAACTTTAATGCAAAACCAACACTCGTTGCCCCGTTGATCAGGTTCGTGGTGGC
The DNA window shown above is from Trichocoleus sp. and carries:
- a CDS encoding LysM domain-containing protein, which produces MFSVTSRYSNVETAKWVAADGREIAYLRRRFLPNAPASVLAEHLVTEGDRLDNVTATYLGDPEQFWRVADANNAMQPEKLTQAIGRWLIIPLIQGA